The Peribacillus sp. FSL P2-0133 genome has a segment encoding these proteins:
- a CDS encoding transporter substrate-binding domain-containing protein, which produces MFNNWKKTLMAGVISLSLLGTGYVGHDLISSQNVSAEPASEKAPGHLKKVEASQLDEIIKRGYIRVGMTGDYKPFTYLNPETNEYEGFDVDAAKELGKDLGVKVEFVATTWPAMLKDLEADKFDIAVGGVTRNTTRQKSAYISQGYLSFGKVPLIRKEDKDKYLTIEDINKPSVRIGVNPGGTNEEFVRQYLSKANVTVVENNLDIPHLVAEGTYDVMITDTVEAMLYAKADPRLYAAQTDKPFTNSEKGYMIPRGDFIYASYLEMWMDEMKLQGKFDALYKKWME; this is translated from the coding sequence ATGTTTAACAATTGGAAAAAAACACTAATGGCTGGAGTGATCAGCTTATCCCTGCTAGGTACAGGGTACGTCGGTCACGATCTGATCTCCTCGCAAAACGTCTCGGCTGAACCGGCATCAGAAAAGGCCCCAGGGCATTTGAAAAAAGTTGAGGCTTCCCAGCTTGATGAAATAATCAAACGTGGATACATTCGGGTTGGAATGACCGGCGACTACAAACCTTTTACCTATTTGAATCCGGAAACAAATGAGTATGAAGGCTTTGACGTGGACGCTGCCAAAGAACTTGGCAAAGACCTTGGTGTGAAGGTGGAATTTGTCGCTACTACATGGCCTGCGATGTTGAAAGACCTGGAAGCGGACAAATTCGATATCGCTGTGGGCGGTGTGACTCGCAATACAACGAGACAAAAAAGCGCTTATATATCCCAAGGTTACCTTTCATTCGGTAAGGTGCCTTTAATTCGCAAAGAAGATAAAGACAAGTATCTTACCATTGAGGATATTAACAAGCCATCTGTACGCATCGGCGTAAATCCAGGCGGAACAAACGAAGAATTTGTCCGTCAGTATCTAAGCAAAGCTAACGTAACCGTTGTAGAAAACAACCTTGATATCCCACATCTTGTTGCAGAAGGTACGTATGATGTCATGATCACTGACACAGTAGAAGCAATGCTGTATGCAAAAGCTGATCCCAGACTGTATGCGGCTCAAACTGACAAGCCTTTCACAAACAGTGAAAAAGGTTATATGATCCCGAGAGGTGATTTCATTTATGCAAGCTACTTGGAAATGTGGATGGATGAAATGAAGCTACAGGGAAAATTTGATGCCCTATACAAAAAGTGGATGGAATAG
- a CDS encoding class I SAM-dependent methyltransferase translates to MKSFQLNEKTMSFLSKYQLFEDDLIQQVQLQHRLELVKAFGIQKGMRVLEIGCGQGDTTVALADAVGENGCVVAIDIASPDYGAPLTLDQATERIKKSLLGERINFHFEMDFDFFEATMPFDVAVLSHCSWYFKQPEDLLNYFRKIRGLAKHICFAEWDLDFTCITQRSHFCAVSILALYSNFVKNEGNIQNLFHKTQIHQLLQQANFEVVKQLTVDATLLQDGQWEKSYANSIRAEFIKVPSMIQTLITSYYELMNTSNGNENSLNCFIVCAK, encoded by the coding sequence GTGAAGTCATTTCAACTAAACGAAAAAACAATGTCTTTTTTATCGAAATATCAATTATTCGAGGATGATTTGATCCAACAAGTTCAGTTGCAGCACCGGTTGGAATTAGTAAAAGCATTTGGGATTCAAAAAGGAATGCGTGTATTAGAAATAGGTTGCGGGCAGGGGGATACAACTGTTGCATTAGCCGATGCGGTAGGAGAAAACGGATGTGTTGTCGCAATAGATATTGCTAGTCCCGATTACGGAGCACCGTTAACTTTAGATCAAGCAACTGAACGTATTAAGAAATCTCTATTAGGAGAACGTATTAACTTCCATTTTGAAATGGATTTTGATTTTTTTGAAGCAACTATGCCATTTGATGTGGCGGTATTATCCCATTGTTCATGGTATTTCAAGCAACCAGAAGATTTATTGAATTACTTTAGAAAAATTCGTGGTTTGGCAAAACATATATGTTTTGCAGAATGGGACCTTGATTTTACCTGCATTACGCAACGTTCCCATTTTTGTGCGGTATCCATTCTGGCATTGTATTCAAACTTCGTTAAGAATGAAGGAAATATCCAAAACTTGTTTCATAAAACTCAAATTCACCAGCTACTCCAGCAAGCAAATTTTGAAGTGGTGAAACAACTTACAGTCGATGCAACCTTATTACAAGACGGTCAATGGGAAAAAAGTTATGCAAATAGTATCCGTGCAGAATTTATTAAAGTTCCTTCCATGATACAAACGTTGATAACTAGTTATTATGAATTGATGAACACTTCAAATGGAAATGAGAATTCATTAAATTGTTTCATTGTTTGTGCAAAGTAA